ATGGATGGCAGCGACAGCGGAGACTATACCAAGGCCGGCACCTGGACGGCAGATGGCGAGTGGCAGAAGATGAGGCCGGGTCCGTCACGGGTCAAGGCTCGAAGTCTGGAAAGAGACCTGCTGGTCCGGCGTTGATCATGATATACGTCTGTTTGGACACTTGTGCTTGTGCATTTACTGCTTTATACCACGGATCACTGTCATTTACACCAGGTACTGGCGTTGGGTAGTCACGTTTCAGGGACGAATACCATGCTTCTCGCCAGTCTTTTGAGGCTGGTTTTCACGACACTCTCTTGACGACAAAAATGTTTGTATTTGGTTACATGTACTTCTATCTTGAATGGAGTAGATAGGTTATTCGACAGATATTTATACCAGCTAGGTATATCTTGACATGAAAATCAAATGGATAGTTAGAGGGGACTGTATAAAACTGGCTTTGCCTTCTAGGCTTTCCCTTTTCTTGTACCAAGATCAGTATTGTGTTTAACACCGAATAACAAGCTCATTTTTCGTCTCGGAACCGCTTCAACCGAGAGCATCTTGACCAGAAGAACGTTGCATCTAGTCGCATGTAGTATTTTGTATCCCGTATCCCCAGTGTTCATGATCGAGCTCATAAGGCGAATGTTTGACAACTACCACCCACCGCTCCTTAACCTATCCGCAAAGAATTGCATCAAAGGCAGCACCTCCTCTCTGTTGCTCGGCATAGCCACCTCGCGTCTCTTCCACTGCACAACCCTCACATCCTCAAACTCTCTCTTGACCGCGTCAACGGCGTCCTCTTCTAGTTGACACACCAACACGCTTGTCCGGCTCTTCTCGCGGCTGCTGATTGTAGGCACCATGGACTGTGGCAAAGGTCCCCCGATAGAGACGGCACCCTTAAAGTGAgatcccttcttctcgccttCGGTGATGTCGGTCACGCGAGCTGGTTGTCTGAGAGAAGATGCCAGACCCAACGCAAGAGAACCACCCTGACCAAATCCAAAGAAGATGATATCGCTCATCTCCCACCCACACTTTTCAATAAGCACCTCCCCGATCAACTTATCCATAATTGCCCTCTTCGCCCTCTCAAACCCAGGATCATCAGCAAGCTCCCCGGTGCCGGGGTCCACAGCCAAGTCGTCGCCCCAGTGGAAGCCTGGCCTCTCAGACCCTAAAAGCGCAGGCGGGAGGACCTCTGTGCCGCGGACGGATATGGCGAGGACGCcggggaggttgaggttgcGGGCGAACGAGGCAAAGGGGACGTCGTGGTCGCCGAGGccgtggaggaggatgaggaaggttGTGGTGGACTCTGGCGGGGAAGGGAAGTGGAGGGTGTGTGGCaaggaggggaggaggggggagaaGTCGGCTTCTGTGGGGATACGAGGGGGCATCTTGTCGGTTGTAGCTTTCTGAGTTGAGTTTGGGGTTGTGATGATTGAgatgtgatggtgatgttgttttgtggtgttgaagatgatgatggtagAGTGGGGCTTGTTTGGGTTTGCTTGTACAGCATCCCTAAAAAGGCATCACACTTTATAGATAAAACCTGCAGCTCAACATGAACAATCGTCCATTATTTCATGAGTAGGAACCATAATGGATATGTTTGATAACCATCTTTGAGAGCTCACTCGAGAAAGCAAAAAACCAGCCCAAGGCCAATGACGCTTCAGCTTGAAAAGCAGCACATGGAATAATGGACTCAGATGGGCCTTTCAAATATGCATATTCTAATGGCTTTGAAACCTTTCTTAGAACAAAATGGTTGTGGACTCATTTATTGGTGAGGACGTAAATCAGCTCAAGGGTATCATATTCATCACGAAAatcccatcttctcctcccgACATCCCGTctgcagcatctcggccagaATATCCCACTTTGCCGACTGCACATCGctcgtcgccctcgccaCGCTCCTCAATCCACCGCACACGAATCTCAAGTGCCTATCAAAGtcggccttgatctccttaAGGGCCGCCATGAATGGCTTCCCCCGCCGAGGTCGCCCCCTGGGCTCGTCTAGGTCAGAGTCGCTGCTGTCGACGTATCTGGACTTTAAACCTGGAGTTCCTGGTGTGGGGGAGAGGTCTCTGGCTGAAAGCCGTGAGACATGTTGCATTCTCTGTGCTTCTTTGGCTGCGTTGGCTGTCTGCGCTTGTTCCAACTTGATGGCGAGGTCAAGTATGTCGAGGAAGCATTCTCGAATAGGGGTCAGCCTGCTCCCAAGACATGCTTCGTCAACAACTTGCTTCATGAAAGAAGCATGCACGGCAATCATGGCGTCCACATCATGAGCACCTCGTATCTCTTGTCTCATCTTTGCGCAGTTGGGCGCCAAGACCAGTGTCGCCAGATATGTCTGGAGAGTTGTGCAGAACCAGACGAGGTTGTTGCGCAACGAATAATAGAACGCCTCTTCATCCCAGTTCTCACCATCTGTCCAGTAACACTCGAGCAGCTTTCGTTTATGCAACACATATAGAGCCCTCTTCAGCTGTAGAAGCAGCGCAAATATGGCATCATAGTGCGAATTGCTGTCTTCTGCCAAGATCATGCGGATCGGCCAGGCCAGTCGATAATTGACCCTGATGGTCGGCAACGCGGCTTTGACCGAGTCTCGGGCTGATAAGACGGGGATGCGCAACCCTCCAGGGGTCACATTCACAGATACTCTTGTCATGTCGACAAGAGACGTAAACGCTTCCTGTGCCACACTTGTGAGGCTGTAGCGATTGTGCCAGCCAGTATTTAAAGTGTCCAATTTGTCAAAGAGGTGACTCGTCCAATGCTCAGTCGCAGAGCCGTCTGACATGAAATAGAGGTGCTCCATGGCATCGAGGGCAGACCAAAGTCCACACTCCTCAAACAGAGCATTTCGAAGTGTTGTAGAGGTTGTGTTGTACTTGGTCtgtatccatccatcaaatGCCGCATCGAATAATTCCGAAAACGGTGCCAGGTCAAGACCTTTGGGACATAAAGTCTCATAGTCCAACGGAGGTTCCTGTACAGTCCACTCCGAACTCGTCGATACCCAGCGGCCCAGCCGCTTGAGAATGACGATATTCTTGCCAGCGTTGAAGATTTTGGCAGCCGCAGGCTGGAGGAACTTGGGCGCATGTAGCTTCCTGTCCGCTGATCGACGGAGTCTGAATTGTTCTCGCCAGATCTTGCTCGGAGAAACTTGACTCGGCGCCTCTGACACGAAAAAGATCTTGTCTCCGGGAATGAGcttgccctcctccatccagaGGCGAATCGGGCGGAGGTAGACATTGAAGCACTCGACAAAGATACGTGCCAGAAACTCGTAAATATCGAGCTTCCCAGAAAGTTGTGCCATGCTGGCTTCATCAAAAAGTAGCTCCAGGTAGCGAAACGTGCCCAGATTCGGCACATCCTGAATCTGAGCGATAATACTTGAAAGCGAATACAGCGGCTCGAGGTCAGACACCAGATCCCTCTTGATCGCCATAAGGCTGACAATGACGTCTTCCTTGGGAGCAACAAGTTTCGCTTCTATACTCGTCAACCTTCTGTCGAGGTCACGGAGCCTCATGGCTACTGTATCCTGGAAAACCTGCAGATGTGATGCACGCTGCGGCCGCTCAATGAAGCTGCGCAAAACAGCAAGCTGTCTTCCCGCCTCGGAAAAGTAGCTGATCAGAGCCCGGTGAGTGTCCCAGACGAGATGCGCCATCTGGAACGCAGGGTTCGCGGCGCCGTTTTCTCCAAATAGCGTCGTGTCTAAGCCTTGAAGCATAAACAAGACCTCCCGGGCAATGTGAAATTCTGTTACGGGGACTTTTCGTGCGTGACCGTGCGAGTCTGTCGGTTTCTCGTGTCGCCATTCCTGGGCTTCTCGTATCTGGTTGAGTTGGACAATGTCCTCGGAGTGGATGATGAAGTCTTCTGCTGTCCGGCCGAGAATTTGCACCTCCGAGGGATCGGTGCTGACCTCGGACTCACTCTTAGAGTCGTCCTCGTATATCTCATCATCCGAGCTGTCGCTGTACTTTATGGACTTCCATATGGCAGCATCCTTCCCCCAACCATCTTCCTTGGCGATGTCTTCCCAGCGCAGCTGAAGCCCCGCGTCGTCCTCTCCCGTCTTGAGCAAGTCCAAGTCGCTCAGCTTTGAATAGTACGTCGGCTGGTCCGAGAGTTCTAATAGCAAGAATAGGATTTCGGGATGAAAGTTTGAGGGTGTTTCCAGGAGGGTTTCTCGTCTCTCATGGAGGGCGTCGGCAAGAGCCTCACGGCCATTGACGCGGAATCGCTCTTCTAGGCCATCGAGTTGGTGTTCGACTTCGAATTGGTTCGTCCGAAGATATTGGTTCGGTCGCAAGGTTCGCAGCGATGCTTCACGTTGGGCTTTGAATCGTTCAAGGTTTGTCTATGCATAGTCATGAGCACGAGGGATCCATCAAAGGTCTGTTGAAACGTACCTCGGCAGATCGCAGAGTAATGGCCTCCACTAACTCTCCGGTGAGAGCACCCAGCCTCGCAGCAAAAGCCATTCTCGCCTATCATGTCTCACGCATGGTCAAATCGAAATGGCGAGGGTATCATGACAATGAAGCTATATCGAGGTGGGGGAAGCAAGCGTTGGCATGACATTGAAGCGCGTCTGTCGCGTCAAAGCGGCTCCACTAGCACCCGCTGTCCCTGATTGGTCCATCTGGCGTGACATCAGCTTCAATTATTCGAAACCCCTTTCATCATCCCTTCAACTTTGTTTCTTGTTTACATTTTGCTGTCCAAACAAAAGTTAATTCTCAAGGACAATTCCCTAGCCGTATGCTATCTCTCTAGGGATTGTGCTGTTTGCTTGTCTTGTTCCTCATGGCTAGATAAACAGCTTCTCTTGTTCTTTTTGGTCGTCAGCTTGCTTGTAGCGAACCCCGGTATCCTCTTCCCCGACAGCGATTCCACTCCTTCGAGACGAAAATGACGGTTGCGCGGCCGGTGCGGGCGTTGATCGCCGTGGGAATTATTCTCTGGTGCTTCTTTTTGTTCCAAATATTTGCTCCCTCCTGGGGTTTGACAGGTCCTGGAGAGCGCTATTCTAACTTTGAACGGGATCCCAATCTTGATCGTAAGTCGCAGTCTTGAGCCTACGTCACCAGATACTAACCTATCCTCTATCGCAGCTACCGACGAACCGGAAGGCGTACTACATCGAACGAGTCCGAGATATGCGCACGACGCAAAGAAGACGGAGCGCATCGACGCCACCTTGCTGGCGCTCGTCAGGAACGAGGAGGTGGACGCCATGGTGAGCTCGATGCGCGACCTCGAGCGCACATGGAACTCCAAGTTCAACTACCCGTGGACCTTTTTCAACGACAAGCCTTTCACCGAAGAGTTTAAGCGCAAGACGAGCGCCGCGACAAAGGCCAAGTGTAACTACGGTAGGCAGATGGACAATATCAAGGGAGGAATTCATGACTGATTGTTTGACTATAGAGGTCATCCCCGCCGAGCACTGGGACGCCCCGTCTTGGATAGACAACCAGATCTTTGACGAGTCggccaagatcctcgagaagaacgGCGTGCAGTACGCCCGCAAGCTGTCGTACCACCAGATGTGCCGATGGAACAGCGGCCTCTTCTACAAGCACCCGGCCCTCAAGGACATACGCTACTACTGGCGCGTTGAGCCCAACGTGCACTTCTTCTGCGACGTTGATTATGATGTCTTTCGCTACATGCACGACCACAACAAGACGTACGGATTCACCATCAACCTCTACGACGACCCCAAGACCCTGCCCTCTCTGTGGCCCGAAACGGTCAAGTTCCTCGCCGAGCACCCGGATTACATCCACGAGAACAGCGCCGTCAAGTGGGTTACCGATGACACTCGCAGGCCGTCGACGAACAAGAAGGCCCAGGGCTACTCGACTTGTCACTTCTGGAGCAACTTTGAGATTGCAGACATGGAGTTTTGGCGCAGCAAGCCCTATGAAGACTACTTTAACCACCTCGACCGTGCTGGTGGGTTCTTTTATGAGCGATGGGGCGATGCTCCCGTTCACAGCATCGCGCTGGGTCTGTTTGAGGACTCTAGCAAGATTCACTGGTTCGTACAAGAACAATCAACACTATAACTTCCTATGCTAACTGCTTCACCCAGGTTCCGAGACATTGGATATCAGCATATCCCCTTCTTCAACTGTCCCAACTCACCAAAGTGCAAAGGCTGCGTAACCGGCCGTCTCACCGACGGTGAAGCCTGGCTACATCGCGAAGACTGCCGTCCCAACTGGTTCAAGTACGTTGGCATGGGCTGAGAGCCAACCTCTCGAAGTTGTAATCTTGTACGAATCCACGTGGATATGATTTGGAAAAAGGGTTTGGGATTTTTATGGTGTTTTAATCATTGTTGGCGCTGGCGGAGACGACTAAATGTCGAGCAATATTGTGTGGTGTACTCTTTTTGTGACGGAGAGTCTTGTTCTTTCTTTGTATGAGTTGGAGTATATGCccccttgacgatgatggaaacTTGAAGAATAGACGAAGCCACGTGTGATCAACCATGTTGAAGCTGAAAGCGAGGTCCGTTCGTGATTATTTCCAGTGCCGtgatatatatatatatctataacGCTCCAAATACCGTCACCACGCCTGATGTTCCACCGGCACAGAACTGGTCTCCCCAACCGTCCTCTCTCCACGCCATACAGCTGATAATGTTGCTTCTCGCCTTTTCTTTTCCGTCTCTCCCTACGACCTTCTTCCTAGGCTCCATGCCCTCAGGTCCCCATGGTATCGTCACCTTGGCTGCCAACTTGCCTGTCAACAAGTCCCAGGCCCATATCCtcccttgcccttcaggcgCAGGCtcgccagccatggcatcACCGACGACAACGTACTTTTCCTTATCGCCCAGAAGTGCTTGTAACCGTACATCTTCGTTCTTCCATCCAGGATCCGCATATGCCCGCAAGCAGGCGCCATTATCGCGGTCCATGAGTCGCAACTTGTTATCAAGACTCCCAACTAGCATTGCTCGTCCGTCGCGTGTCAGACTGAGGCTCGTGACGGGTGCACCTATGACATCGGCGGTCACGCGACCCATGCGGATATCGTAACTGCGTACTCGCCCATCAACACTCCCCACGACGACTTCGGGCCCGCGCACGACAAGAGACGTCACGGCATCGCGCGCCTCTTCAAGCACCTGAATAGGTTTGAAGCTGTTGCTCTTGGTATCCCACAGCCGCACAGTGGTATCAAACCCGCCACTCACGACAATAGAATCCCCATCGCCAGCAAAGCTCACGCAGTTGACACGCGCAGAGTGACCATTAACATTACCGCCAAACCGCCTCGTGGTGACAGCAGTAGACACGTCCCACAGAAAGACGGTGCGGTCACCACCAGCCGACACGAAGCGCTCATTGTCAGCAGCGACGGCAAGACTCAACACCTCGTAACCGTGAGCGGCATAGGTCTGGATGAGACGGCCCTGAGGCACGGCGGCTTTGCTGCGGCGATCCTCACCGGGGACGGCAGTGCTGGGGAATGGGTTGTAGAGGCGGATGGATCGGTCCGCGGAGCCGGTGAGGATGTATGTGCCCGGAGAGGCCGAGTATGCAAGAGCATGGACCGGCCCTTTTTTGAGAGAGTTCGTGTCAGCGCATGATAGAGTAGTAAGTAGGcaaccttttttttttccacGATGGAGACGAGCGCCACACCGGAAGCTGAGGTGAgggcctcggcgatggctccATGATGCCTCCCTCGTATGAAAGGGGCCGAGAGGGatggggaggggaggggagggggtgtCGAACAACTCACCATTGGCGCCCAGCAGGTGAGCAGCAGGCTCAGCGGGAAAACCCATGTCGATAGATGGCGCAGTCCATTATCCCAAACTCATGAAACCTCGATGTCAGGAAGCGCCTTTTCTAGCTGACGGCGGTCTAGACGAtgttgtcttgtctttgtctcACGCGCTTGTCAACCTGAAGCTTCCGAGGCAGAGCTTGTTCCATCGTATTGCCAAATCAGGCTAGTCGCATCTTACCACTAAAAACACCCCATCCGTCACTTTAACAAAAACATACGGCCCAGCCGTCTGACAACACAAACTGCAGTGTAACCACGGGCGGCAAATGGCACTTCAAAACGTAGATGGTTTACAACAAAGTTTGAAAAATAGAGAGGCATCAACGGTAGTGAGATTAAGGCGTTTCTTCCATGTTGGATTTCTGGGGGGCTAGATCAATGTCACTGGACTGGCACTAAACAACACCTGACGGGTATCCGGTGGGGGGATTCCCGAATAAACACGCACACATACATACACACACAGGGGAACCAACCAACAAGGACAACTTGGGAAAaggctcctcgtcgtctcgAAAAACACCAACCACTACGTAAAATAGCTTCATCTCGTACCCAAGTCATGCGAGATCCATCTTGCCTCCGTCTCCCCgctcccccctccctcctccacctcggtTATCACAGCTCAGCTGCTGTCGCTGTCAGCTCCCCCCTCCGGCAATCCATATCCATCTCGTCCCATACCTACATACCCAGTCGGCATCGCCTATGACCCCAATCTTCAGTCCGTGCCCTGCCTCAAAGCTTCTAACCGACCCTCAGCTCCCTTAGAGCCTATCTTACCCATGCCCCAGCACACTCACCCCGCCCTTCGGTGGCCTGAGAGAGGCGAGCATGCTGCCCGGCAGTGTCATTCATTCAGCACAATAGTCAACAGTCACACCAAGAGACACTCCATGTTTGTGTGTTCAAATCCAACAAATTGTCGGATACCAGTTGTATTTCCAACGAGCCTGGGTCAATCCCCAGATACCTTGATGCGTGGGACATCATCATGCCACATGAATCGTGTCCATGTCCCACAATCCTATCCTTGCTCTCAACCCAGCCGTGCCGAGCAACTCGGCCCATGGGGAAGACGCCAAATCCCTCTGCATATGTGCGAGGTGAGAGAATATGATACAatgagaagagaagaaacg
This genomic interval from Fusarium keratoplasticum isolate Fu6.1 chromosome 9, whole genome shotgun sequence contains the following:
- a CDS encoding Abhydrolase-2 domain-containing protein; translated protein: MPPRIPTEADFSPLLPSLPHTLHFPSPPESTTTFLILLHGLGDHDVPFASFARNLNLPGVLAISVRGTEVLPPALLGSERPGFHWGDDLAVDPGTGELADDPGFERAKRAIMDKLIGEVLIEKCGWEMSDIIFFGFGQGGSLALGLASSLRQPARVTDITEGEKKGSHFKGAVSIGGPLPQSMVPTISSREKSRTSVLVCQLEEDAVDAVKREFEDVRVVQWKRREVAMPSNREEVLPLMQFFADRLRSGGW
- a CDS encoding Spindle pole body component, encoding MAFAARLGALTGELVEAITLRSAETNLERFKAQREASLRTLRPNQYLRTNQFEVEHQLDGLEERFRVNGREALADALHERRETLLETPSNFHPEILFLLLELSDQPTYYSKLSDLDLLKTGEDDAGLQLRWEDIAKEDGWGKDAAIWKSIKYSDSSDDEIYEDDSKSESEVSTDPSEVQILGRTAEDFIIHSEDIVQLNQIREAQEWRHEKPTDSHGHARKVPVTEFHIAREVLFMLQGLDTTLFGENGAANPAFQMAHLVWDTHRALISYFSEAGRQLAVLRSFIERPQRASHLQVFQDTVAMRLRDLDRRLTSIEAKLVAPKEDVIVSLMAIKRDLVSDLEPLYSLSSIIAQIQDVPNLGTFRYLELLFDEASMAQLSGKLDIYEFLARIFVECFNVYLRPIRLWMEEGKLIPGDKIFFVSEAPSQVSPSKIWREQFRLRRSADRKLHAPKFLQPAAAKIFNAGKNIVILKRLGRWVSTSSEWTVQEPPLDYETLCPKGLDLAPFSELFDAAFDGWIQTKYNTTSTTLRNALFEECGLWSALDAMEHLYFMSDGSATEHWTSHLFDKLDTLNTGWHNRYSLTSVAQEAFTSLVDMTRVSVNVTPGGLRIPVLSARDSVKAALPTIRVNYRLAWPIRMILAEDSNSHYDAIFALLLQLKRALYVLHKRKLLECYWTDGENWDEEAFYYSLRNNLVWFCTTLQTYLATLVLAPNCAKMRQEIRGAHDVDAMIAVHASFMKQVVDEACLGSRLTPIRECFLDILDLAIKLEQAQTANAAKEAQRMQHVSRLSARDLSPTPGTPGLKSRYVDSSDSDLDEPRGRPRRGKPFMAALKEIKADFDRHLRFVCGGLRSVARATSDVQSAKWDILAEMLQTGCREEKMGFS